A stretch of the Lolium perenne isolate Kyuss_39 chromosome 3, Kyuss_2.0, whole genome shotgun sequence genome encodes the following:
- the LOC139837923 gene encoding uncharacterized protein, which produces MEEDYWRHHSSANWLTQGDSNTAFFHAFANGQRRKCAITNLTTDSGITVDEHELQAHIYDFYRSLMGARGEPSLFLLSPSMWHTIRHVSDEENNNLMLTFSGEDMDKVLASMKTNTAPGPDGFPVFLFKSFWHLTRPLIFAIANGFALGRVDIARLNLGVLSPFPKVVSGCP; this is translated from the exons ATGGAGGAGGACTACTGGCGACACCATAGTAGTGCTAATTGGCTCACCCAGGGTGACTCCAATACGGCCTTTTTCCATGCGTTCGCTAATGGCCAACGCAGAAAATGCGCAATCACTAACCTCACAACAGATTCGGGAATTACTGTGGATGAACATGAACTGCAGGCACATATCTATGACTTCTATCGTAGTCTGATGGGTGCTCGGGGTGAGCCGAGTCTCTTCTTGCTTTCCCCCTCCATGTGGCACACGATTCGACATGTGTCAGATGAGGAGAATAACAACCTTATGCTCACGTTCTCCGGGGAGGACATGGACAAGGTGCTGGCTAGTATGAAGACAAACACGGCTCCGGGCCCAGATGGGTTCCCGGTGTTCTTATTCAAGTCTTTCTGGCATTTGACAAGGCCCCTCATTTTTGCTATTGCCAATGGTTTTGCTCTTGGGAGAGTAGACATTGCCAGGCTCAATCTGGGGGTGCTTTCTCCCTTTCCCAAG GTTGTCTCCGGTTGCCCATAG